One Carassius auratus strain Wakin chromosome 4, ASM336829v1, whole genome shotgun sequence DNA segment encodes these proteins:
- the LOC113066139 gene encoding gastrula zinc finger protein XlCGF57.1 — MAFIKEERENLRIEETFSLKHDQTEEQTDLMVVKEERQDQYERLEFKTGETSMQSETTSSPKKVQKTESSSCFICHQCEKSFKHKYTLQMHMNVHTGVKPFKCHECGKRFSRKTNLKCHMNVHTGMKPFICQLCGQCLAHKQSLDFHMKRHTGEKSFTCDQCGMSFIQKVSFDYHTKKKNSGDNGFTCKRCGESFSCRGNLKNHTRLHAGENPFICSVCGNSFTYKTHFDTHMRTHTGEKPFTCKLCGKSFSCNGSLKTHMIVHTQEKPFPCVQCGKCFRHKTTLDLHLKCHTGESPYICTFCGKNFSGKSTLNAHIRSHTGEKPFNCKLCEKSFTQKGHLKIHMKTHTGEKPFVCGQCGKCFSCETNLTYHMRIHSKEYNCQHCGQRFPDKRRLSWHEKVHSQESFICTHCGESFRLKEKFKAHMRIHTGGKPFACLQCKRSFKYKRDLKRHLQTHTGKKLQCSVSGKRLRKRSSLKDQKHDRSGERQFNCDQCNKTFILPLHLQIHLKSHADVKPYLCSSCGKRFKWLSSLKWHQQIRICVKLKLRSHRSRK, encoded by the exons atggcgtttattaaagaggagagagaaaaCTTGAggattgaagaaacattcagtCTGAAACATGACCaaactgaggaacaaacag ACCTGATGGTGGTGAAAGAAGAGAGGCAAGATCAATATGAGAGACTTGAATTCAAAACTGGGGAAACATCCATGCAGTCTGAAACAACTTCATCACCAAAAAAAGTTCAGAAAACCGAATCTAGCAGTTGCTTCATCTGCCATCAATGTGAAAAGAGTTTCAAACATAAATATACCCTTCAAATGCACATGAACGTTCATACTGGAGTGAAGCCTTTCAAATGCCAtgagtgtggaaagagattcTCACGTAAAACAAACCTTAAATGCCACATGAACGTTCATACTGGAATGAAGCCTTTCATATGCCAACTGTGTGGACAATGTTTAGCACATAAACAAAGCCTTGATTTCCACATGAAAcgtcacactggagaaaagtcattcacatgtgatcagtgtggaatgAGTTTCATACAGAAAGTATCCTTCGATTACCACACGAAGAAAAAAAACTCAGGAGATAATGGTTTTACATGTAAACGGTGTGGAGAGAGTTTCAGTTGTAGAGGAAATCTCAAAAATCATACAAGACTTCACGCTGGAGAGAATCCTTTTATCTGTAGTGTGTGTGGGAATAGCttcacatataaaacacactTCGATACCCACATGAGAACtcatactggagagaagccttttacCTGCAAACTGTGTGGGAAAAGCTTCTCATGCAACGGATCTCTGAAGACTCACATGATCGTTCACACTCAAGAGAAGCCGTTTCCATGTGttcagtgtggaaagtgtttcagGCACAAAACAACCCTTGATTTACACCTGAAATGTCACACTGGAGAGAGTCCTTACATCTGCACATTTTGTGGGAAGAACTTCTCCGGTAAATCAACCCTTAATGCCCACATTAGAAGTCACACAGGAGAGAAGCCCTTTAACTGCAAACTGTGTGAGAAGAGCTTCACACAAAAGGGACATCTTAAgattcacatgaaaactcacacaGGAGAGAAGCCTTTTGTGTGTGGTCAGTGTGGAAAATGTTTTTCATGTGAAACAAACCTTACTTACCACATGAGGATTCACTCAAAAGAGTATAATTGTCAGCATTGTGGACAGAGATTCCCAGACAAGAGACGCCTTAGCTGGCATGAAAAAGTTCATTCTCAAGAGTCTTTCATCTGCACTCACTGTGGAGAGAGTTTCAGACTGAAAGAAAAATTTAAGGCCCATATGAGAATCCACACTGGAGGGAAACCATTTGCCTGTCTTCAGTGTAAGAGGAGCTTTAAATATAAAAGAGACCTGAAACGTCATTTGCAAACACATACTGGAAAGAAGCTGCAGTGCTCTGTGAGCGGAAAGAGGCTTAGAAAAAGGAGCAGTTTGAAAGATCAAAAGCACGATCGCTCTGGAGAAAGGCAGTTTAATTGTGATCagtgtaataaaacatttattttgccattaCACTTACAAATACACCTGAAAAGTCATGCAGATGTGAAACCATATTTGTGTTCTTCGTGTGGAAAGCGTTTTAAATGGCTCAGTAGCTTAAAATGGCACCAGCAAATACGTATCTGTGTGAAATTAAAGCTACGTTCTCACCGCAGCCGAAAGTGA